One part of the Homo sapiens chromosome 19, GRCh38.p14 Primary Assembly genome encodes these proteins:
- the PAFAH1B3 gene encoding platelet-activating factor acetylhydrolase IB subunit alpha1 isoform X1 — translation MSGEENPASKPTPVQDVQGDGRWMSLHHRFVADSKDKEPEVVFIGDSLVQLMHQCEIWRELFSPLHALNFGIGGDGTQHVLWRLENGELEHIRPKIVVVWVGTNNHGHTAEQVTGGIKAIVQLGLLPRGQHPNPLREKNRQVNELVRAALAGHPRAHFLDADPGFVHSDGTISHHDMYDYLHLSRLGYTPVCRALHSLLLRLLAQDQGQGAPLLEPAP, via the exons ATGAGTGGAGAGGAGAACCCAGCCAGCAAGCCCACGCCGGTGCAGGACGTACAGGGCGACGGGCGCTGGATGTCCCTG CACCATCGGTTCGTGGCTGACAGCAAAGATAAGGAACCCGAAGTCGTCTTCATCGGGGACTCCTTGGTCCAGCTCATGCACCAGTGCGAG ATCTGGCGCgagctcttctctcctctgcaTGCACTTAACTTTGGCATTGGTGGTGACGGCACACAGCATGTACTGTGGCGGCTGGAGAATGGGGAGCTGGAACACATCCGGCCCAAG ATTGTGGTGGTCTGGGTGGGCACCAACAACCACGGACACACAGCAGAGCAGGTGACTGGTGGCATCAAGGCCATTGTGCAACTG GGCCTGCTTCCGCGAGGCCAACATCCCAACCCACTTCGGGAGAAGAACCGACAGGTGAACGAGCTGGTACGGGCGGCACTGGCTGGCCACCCTCGGGCCCACTTCCTAGATGCCGACCCTGGCTTTGTGCACTCAGATGGCACCATCAGCCATCATGACATGTATGATTACCTGCATCTGAGCCGCCTGGGCTACACACCTGTTTGCCGGGCTCTGCACTCCCTGCTTCTGCGTCTGCTGGCCCAAGACCAGGGCCAAGGTGCTCCCCTGCTGGAGCCCGCACCCTAA
- the PAFAH1B3 gene encoding platelet-activating factor acetylhydrolase IB subunit alpha1: protein MSGEENPASKPTPVQDVQGDGRWMSLHHRFVADSKDKEPEVVFIGDSLVQLMHQCEIWRELFSPLHALNFGIGGDGTQHVLWRLENGELEHIRPKIVVVWVGTNNHGHTAEQVTGGIKAIVQLVNERQPQARVVVLGLLPRGQHPNPLREKNRQVNELVRAALAGHPRAHFLDADPGFVHSDGTISHHDMYDYLHLSRLGYTPVCRALHSLLLRLLAQDQGQGAPLLEPAP from the exons ATGAGTGGAGAGGAGAACCCAGCCAGCAAGCCCACGCCGGTGCAGGACGTACAGGGCGACGGGCGCTGGATGTCCCTG CACCATCGGTTCGTGGCTGACAGCAAAGATAAGGAACCCGAAGTCGTCTTCATCGGGGACTCCTTGGTCCAGCTCATGCACCAGTGCGAG ATCTGGCGCgagctcttctctcctctgcaTGCACTTAACTTTGGCATTGGTGGTGACGGCACACAGCATGTACTGTGGCGGCTGGAGAATGGGGAGCTGGAACACATCCGGCCCAAG ATTGTGGTGGTCTGGGTGGGCACCAACAACCACGGACACACAGCAGAGCAGGTGACTGGTGGCATCAAGGCCATTGTGCAACTGGTGAATGAGCGACAGCCCCAGGCCCGGGTTGTGGTGCTG GGCCTGCTTCCGCGAGGCCAACATCCCAACCCACTTCGGGAGAAGAACCGACAGGTGAACGAGCTGGTACGGGCGGCACTGGCTGGCCACCCTCGGGCCCACTTCCTAGATGCCGACCCTGGCTTTGTGCACTCAGATGGCACCATCAGCCATCATGACATGTATGATTACCTGCATCTGAGCCGCCTGGGCTACACACCTGTTTGCCGGGCTCTGCACTCCCTGCTTCTGCGTCTGCTGGCCCAAGACCAGGGCCAAGGTGCTCCCCTGCTGGAGCCCGCACCCTAA
- the PRR19 gene encoding proline-rich protein 19 isoform X1, which translates to MERARACVWGSPRPGTAPGDFESWGHRGKEAIAPHSYVKWEGPGFVGAREDTMDTQGPVSQPFQQPEKPGRVRRRKTRRERNKALVGSRRPLAHHDPPVAIRDPPVVPTASKLVVITQGRLSREHRGLFNHEVKSLDVARLLSSGTLVPGSPTLPAKPSPSPGRAQEPAPRSRDKENQVPGGSGPGPPSSPELSGVGQLLAELQCQLSLPQAFPRRNLIQDARDAIVHTLQACHGCVPDLALVLRGCQPPLPGAKPGVSERKMTPFWINSPDQVPEQERQRKQQGTKEFTFPMPYTSSMPTAHRGSLAPPRGPWPPYFPSLSSPSGTAWGPPTAFDLLKSIWLVATPPPPRPWGVGLPQPLPQPSSPLLPRTSVLDWSPSPPSPLPSLSWVVAQSSPEAWSFPPMRLY; encoded by the exons ATGGAAAGGGCACGCGCATGCGTGTGGGGGAGCCCGAGGCCCGGAACAGCGCCAGGTGACTTCGAGAGCTGGGGTCACCGCGGAAAAGAAGCCATTGCGCCCCACAGCTACGTGAAGTGGGAAGGGCCGGGGTTCGTTGGGGCGAGAGAG GACACCATGGATACCCAGGGACCAGTCTCCCAGCCTTTTCAGCAGCCTGAGAAACCTGGTCGTGTCCGTCGTCGGAAGACTAGGCGGGAACGTAACAAGGCCCTGGTGGGCAGCCGCCGGCCATTAGCCCACCACGATCCTCCTGTGGCCATTCGGGATCCACCTGTGGTCCCTACTGCCTCCAAGCTCGTGGTCATAACCCAGGGCCGGCTGAGCCGGGAGCACCGGGGTCTCTTCAACCACGAGGTGAAATCCCTAGATGTTGCAAGGCTGCTTAGCAGTGGGACCCTGGTGCCAGGCAGCCCCACACTCCCCGCCAAGCCCTCCCCAAGCCCAGGCAGGGCCCAGGAACCAGCCCCACGGTCCAGGGACAAAGAGAACCAGGTGCCTGGAGGTTCGGGCCCAGGCCCACCCAGTTCCCCAGAGTTGTCTGGCGTGGGGCAGCTGCTGGCAGAGCTGCAGTGTCAGCTGAGTTTGCCACAGGCCTTCCCCCGGAGGAACCTGATTCAGGATGCCAGGGATGCCATCGTGCACACCTTGCAGGCCTGTCATGGTTGTGTGCCTGACCTTGCCCTGGTGCTTCGGGGCTGCCAGCCACCCTTGCCAG GGGCCAAGCCTGGGGTCTCTGAGAGAAAGATGACACCCTTCTGGATTAATAGCCCTGATCAAGTCCCAGAGCAGGAGAGGCAAAGGAAGCAACAAGGGACAAAGGAGTTCACCTTCCCCATGCCCTACACCTCCAGCATGCCCACTGCGCACAGGGGGAGTCTGGCACCGCCAAGAGGTCCCTGGCCACCATACTTTCCCTCACTGTCTTCGCCATCTGGAACAGCCTGGGGTCCCCCAACAGCGTTTGACTTGTTAAAAAGCATCTGGCTGGTAGCCACGCCACCCCCTCCTCGGCCCTGGGGGGTTGgcctccctcagcccctgcctcagccttcatcACCCCTGTTGCCCCGAACCTCTGTCCTGGACTGGAGCCCCAGCCCCCCTTCCCCACTGCCCAGCCTCTCCTGGGTAGTAGCCCAGAGCAGTCCGGAAGCCTGGTCTTTTCCACCCATGAGACTGTACTGA
- the PRR19 gene encoding proline-rich protein 19 isoform X2 produces MDTQGPVSQPFQQPEKPGRVRRRKTRRERNKALVGSRRPLAHHDPPVAIRDPPVVPTASKLVVITQGRLSREHRGLFNHEVKSLDVARLLSSGTLVPGSPTLPAKPSPSPGRAQEPAPRSRDKENQVPGGSGPGPPSSPELSGVGQLLAELQCQLSLPQAFPRRNLIQDARDAIVHTLQACHGCVPDLALVLRGCQPPLPGAKPGVSERKMTPFWINSPDQVPEQERQRKQQGTKEFTFPMPYTSSMPTAHRGSLAPPRGPWPPYFPSLSSPSGTAWGPPTAFDLLKSIWLVATPPPPRPWGVGLPQPLPQPSSPLLPRTSVLDWSPSPPSPLPSLSWVVAQSSPEAWSFPPMRLY; encoded by the exons ATGGATACCCAGGGACCAGTCTCCCAGCCTTTTCAGCAGCCTGAGAAACCTGGTCGTGTCCGTCGTCGGAAGACTAGGCGGGAACGTAACAAGGCCCTGGTGGGCAGCCGCCGGCCATTAGCCCACCACGATCCTCCTGTGGCCATTCGGGATCCACCTGTGGTCCCTACTGCCTCCAAGCTCGTGGTCATAACCCAGGGCCGGCTGAGCCGGGAGCACCGGGGTCTCTTCAACCACGAGGTGAAATCCCTAGATGTTGCAAGGCTGCTTAGCAGTGGGACCCTGGTGCCAGGCAGCCCCACACTCCCCGCCAAGCCCTCCCCAAGCCCAGGCAGGGCCCAGGAACCAGCCCCACGGTCCAGGGACAAAGAGAACCAGGTGCCTGGAGGTTCGGGCCCAGGCCCACCCAGTTCCCCAGAGTTGTCTGGCGTGGGGCAGCTGCTGGCAGAGCTGCAGTGTCAGCTGAGTTTGCCACAGGCCTTCCCCCGGAGGAACCTGATTCAGGATGCCAGGGATGCCATCGTGCACACCTTGCAGGCCTGTCATGGTTGTGTGCCTGACCTTGCCCTGGTGCTTCGGGGCTGCCAGCCACCCTTGCCAG GGGCCAAGCCTGGGGTCTCTGAGAGAAAGATGACACCCTTCTGGATTAATAGCCCTGATCAAGTCCCAGAGCAGGAGAGGCAAAGGAAGCAACAAGGGACAAAGGAGTTCACCTTCCCCATGCCCTACACCTCCAGCATGCCCACTGCGCACAGGGGGAGTCTGGCACCGCCAAGAGGTCCCTGGCCACCATACTTTCCCTCACTGTCTTCGCCATCTGGAACAGCCTGGGGTCCCCCAACAGCGTTTGACTTGTTAAAAAGCATCTGGCTGGTAGCCACGCCACCCCCTCCTCGGCCCTGGGGGGTTGgcctccctcagcccctgcctcagccttcatcACCCCTGTTGCCCCGAACCTCTGTCCTGGACTGGAGCCCCAGCCCCCCTTCCCCACTGCCCAGCCTCTCCTGGGTAGTAGCCCAGAGCAGTCCGGAAGCCTGGTCTTTTCCACCCATGAGACTGTACTGA